AAAATGTTCTACATTTACTTACCAACGCGAGATTGGTATGCCTCATACCCGGGGTATTTGCCGCGCGAGATAGACTCGGTAAACATAGTGCTCGCAATGAACAAGGCCGAGAGTGCCAACGGGGGCACGAGTGGCCATAATTCAGTTATCTTGTCGGGATCAATCGAATCGAACATAGAGGTAGAAGCAAGGATTGGGAAGAGCGCTTGCAAGTACTGAAGATAAAGGTTTCATTATTGCTCGGTCACCCAAACTTGAATACTATGGCTTACCCAAAAGGTCTGTTCGCACAAGAAATTCGGGTGGCGAGACCAGGCCCATAGTCCCTTGGTCACAAACCCGCGCGTAACATCTTCTTCAGTCCACTCTTGTCTCGCTCCAGGCCAAGCGTTAGCTCCAAACTGCCCTTTGGGCTTGTGGTCGCCTTGAACATCACCATTAGTGACCGCGCGAGTATTGTCAGTAGGCCTGCTATGCTTGAACGTTTGGAAAGCGTATTGTTGGTTGTCGGCTGTGAATTGAGTGGCGAGCACGACGGCAGTCAGAAATGCGAGGATATAATCGGGAGTAGCCAGAGGGAGATCGTGTTGGAAAAGAGCATGGTGTGACGGAAGCTAGTATGTAGGTCTAAGAGGATTGTTCGTTTTCGTTAAGCAATGGAACTCACAGCCATCAAAAACAGTAGTATATTCTGAGTCAATGCTAAGTATGATGAATTATTAGTCATGGGATTGGTTTAAAACTCGTTAAAAGTCGTACCAACAAACCCAAAATTGAACAGGCTAAAGAGCCAAGACGGAACCTTGGCTCGGAAAATAGCCCACCGGTAATCCTCGTCCTTCCTGAAAAGAAGTTATGAGCTTGAGATATACAGCACGAATGCAATGCATCATGCTCTTACAAATTAAAAAGTCCACGTCGAGCAGTATTGTAGCTCAAGCGACAAGACCACAATACCTAATACACTATTCAATACCAAGCCCGGCAATAATCGATTATTACTCACCTGCAAGAAAGCCATCAATGCAGCTCTAGGACTAATACCTTGTTGCTTGATCCATTCGTTGTCACCACTTCCATAAAGAGGGAGGTACAAGCCCCAGTACGCCGAGTATATAACCGGTAAGAACGTCCAAACTCGGTCAACCTGACTAACATTCCCGGTGATTTCACCGGCCAAGAAGGTCCATGCAATATTGAATAAACAGAATTTAACAGGAAAATCAAGAGTGGGATCGAGCCCCGTTGGTTTGAGCTCATAAGCAGGCGccatggtggtggtgggcgTTGTTGAGGCTGACTCTGGCAGGTGGGGTCACGTGTTATAAGGTTATGCTAGATGGTGACATCACGATCAACAGGCAACATCATAGCAGTGCGTACTGAGATCGGTCAACTCCTGTTTTTCCAGTCCCAAATTTCCCAATTATGGCTTTGTAACCAATTTATGAGCTCCGGAAGTGATATCTAACCTAGCCAACCATAGTTTAATACCGACcgtctttttctttctctaAACAATACTGAGGCAGCTTCAACTGACTCCACACTTGGCCCCTTTTGTGTACTGAAAATGTCAGGAAATATAGACATTTCTTTGAATTAGGCGGGCTGTGATGTACATCACTAACCAAAATGTGCTATCTTAAGCAACACATTCCTCTACCTACTCCAAATCAACATGCGAAAGTAATCCCTGCGGTGTGATCTTTGCTATCTATAGATATATCAAACTCGTGCACTTGTCCAATTTTAACTACAGCTACATACCAAGTTTTTAACTTCAAACGCATTGGGTCGTTCCTCAGGTTCGTTGGCCCAACAGCTGTTCAACATCGACCATAGGCGATCTGCTTGTTCTATTCCTTTAGGTATATGCGCCTCCGGTCGAGTGGGCTTGACTCCTCCGACGACCTTGAATACTATCGCTGAGTCTTTGGCACCTGCATATGGCATTTCCCGCGATATCACTTCCTGAAGAAAAACGTTGGTTTCAACGCAACAGTGGAACTCATAGTTATGCCTACGAAAATTATCTATTGGAGAAGTTCTATATGACGTTCGACGTTAGACATGATAAAAGGCCCACCATTCCAAGCGCGTATACATCGCTTGCATGCGTTGGCTTGCTTTCCTCTTGAATTATCTCTGGCGCCTGAATAAAACTTAACGCTATATCCGCATGATCAAATACCGCAACGTACTGCCCAACGTAGCGACATGCCCTGCACCGTACTAGAGTGTGTAAATTGAAGCGTATATTCAGCAAGTGCTGAGTTTCCAAAATCTGTTAATCGTGGGGTATGGTCTTGTGATATGAGTATGTTTTcctccaagaaaatgaatcAGCATTCCAGTATTTAATGGAAATTGGTCGGGCTTCTCAAATACTTACCGGTTTTAGATCTCCGTGAACCTAAAGATTCAAGGGGTTAAGGTAATCGAAACCATGGAGTTatagatatatgcgtactATAGACTGGCGATGAAGGTAGGCGACCCCATCCGCAACTTGTGCGCACTATTACGATTTTCTCAGACACGTACAAGCTGTGGACAAACATCCGCTTACTAGGGCACAGCGATCAATTTGTGGGTTCTGAACAAGGAAGGTTCTGAGGTGTCCGTTATCGAGCCAGGGTGAGACCATTGCAATTTGGTCCCGAAACAGCATGACACCCAACAGTTCGATCACATTAGGATGCTTGCATTTAGACCATACGTAAAGCTCATGCGCAGCACTCTGAAGCAATGGTCAATATGCTGAAAGTGAAATGAAATCACTTTACCTTCAGAATCTTCTTTCCTTCCAAGCTCGAATTCGTTAGCATTCGCACGCACTTTATGCCCACGCGATCTCCGTTTTGAAGCGTAGCGCAGTACACATCACCGAATCCACCAAATGACATTGGGTAATCGGAAACTTGGAGTATGTTAACCTCTTTGGAAACATCTCGACAACCGTGCGCAATTAAATACTTCAAAACCTCCGTTGCGGGCTACAGATGTTTTGGCTGATGGGGCTGTCCTGGGGTTGAAATCAGACTGCTGTTACTTACCATAGTCCTAGTGATGGTGTCCTGAGTACCAAATGCAGCTGTGCTTTGGTCTAATTTCTTTGGGGCGTTCGATCCGAGGTTTTCAAGAGCCTAGTCAAATGGCTTCAGCAAAGTCGGAAAATGCCGGAGGACATCCATAAATATAGGGTCATAATTTTCCAAGTTGGTGTCACAGTGTTGTCATAAGAACGTACCGTTACTAATTTGTCTACTCTGGTATCATCCGTATCTGATCGAATAACTGTGAGATCATCGCGAAATTCTCCTTCTAGTGTGTCTCCTATCCTGGTTGAGCCCGACCATTCATCGATTGGCATAAAGGTCGGGCCTCTTCCCTGCTCCGAAAAGTTGATCAA
The Rhizoctonia solani chromosome 8, complete sequence DNA segment above includes these coding regions:
- a CDS encoding integral membrane family protein — protein: MAPAYELKPTGLDPTLDFPVKFCLFNIAWTFLAGEITGNVSQVDRVWTFLPVIYSAYWGLYLPLYGSGDNEWIKQQGISPRAALMAFLQVLWSCRLSYNTARRGLFNLKDEDYRWAIFRAKVPSWLFSLFNFGFVALTQNILLFLMALPSHHALFQHDLPLATPDYILAFLTAVVLATQFTADNQQYAFQTFKHSRPTDNTRAVTNGDVQGDHKPKGQFGANAWPGARQEWTEEDVTRGFVTKGLWAWSRHPNFLCEQTFWYLQALFPILASTSMFDSIDPDKITELWPLVPPLALSALFIASTMFTESISRGKYPGYEAYQSRVGMFSPTDTLWKGLLLRARGELEKVNQIVYGNAHGKTE
- a CDS encoding Tyrosine kinase specific for activated, which translates into the protein MSTNLVTSALPHVSPWTKHPIKVGPLGFQSPGTSVGFGEDSTPPVPRIYHSSSVISDSSGDIFIFGGESNGQTKNDTWIIRLLEDQGSRQRRNLDPTCIDVMTNLLETTGEAPSPRIGHENGEYVRKDNSTYILNLTTRHWTKLDIRPAPRPRIAPAACISGNHFIVYGGSGEKDGIIELCNDMWKLDLDSSVTKGTPRWERIQVTPDTVSPDERMGHTMVAYENKLYMYGGRHCKNHMWKDTWYFDMDARAWARVQCTSNCPPPRTNHSATLVKDVIYMFGGYDDQQEFGDMWCFNIAEQRWYQLPSMDYEPSPRSGHILATTKGRVLVLGGIVYRSVTPEMAQLVYVLNTNLINFSEQGRGPTFMPIDEWSGSTRIGDTLEGEFRDDLTVIRSDTDDTRVDKLVTALENLGSNAPKKLDQSTAAFGTQDTITRTMPATEVLKYLIAHGCRDVSKEVNILQVSDYPMSFGGFGDVYCATLQNGDRVGIKCVRMLTNSSLEGKKILKSAAHELYVWSKCKHPNVIELLGVMLFRDQIAMVSPWLDNGHLRTFLVQNPQIDRCALCAQVADGVAYLHRQSIVHGDLKPENILISQDHTPRLTDFGNSALAEYTLQFTHSSTVQGMSLRWAAPEIIQEESKPTHASDVYALGMIIFEVISREMPYAGAKDSAIVFKVVGGVKPTRPEAHIPKGIEQADRLWSMLNSCWANEPEERPNAFEVKNLIAKITPQGLLSHVDLE